From Chryseobacterium shandongense, the proteins below share one genomic window:
- a CDS encoding NACHT domain-containing protein — MRINPNSSIRSGYSYEDLFVLKLCVDWLRNPDKYIDIKIQFVPENIGIKGFALDDVTASRKNGIIEYYQIKNIQNPDTDFWDLNKLLNKGLSKWIKSFSALKENERFCSLITNGQLDETLCVFFSDDHFNFEEIKKSNSDFIQTLETEGFSESTIKSFFDSFEFKFNQPNKTFFEEELRQVLYKDLKVTKAGVDSLLIYIAQQGSEKKPQIITLKEIRSTLSWDNPRPLNQNFVVPSDFQFFDKVVHQNIIGELQTLKGGIKVFIGKPGSGKSTYLSKLYSILQKKECLVFRHHYHLNPKDSSFYERLNSERVIEGLKAEFKKQKKSVIESLGEQNTSHIQLKEFIDQISNYSNNSGVPFVLIIDGLDHVIREVNSQRQLIDFLNEVLFPQKGFWLLLGTQEVATDCFPNAIHQYAPKNEWIEIKGLNRQSIKSIVNKSFPKQEESYGSYYEKIISKIQKLTDGNPLHLRYILTEIKNRKMHLSSYDLDNISPYDGEIEKYYEALWRRLPEISKTISFALTTLDFKLQEEQLYSLISNLDIKPHKIAESFTQIRHLFRFELRGISVFHNSFLVFILKQPELKIQQISL; from the coding sequence ATGAGAATTAATCCTAATAGTTCAATAAGAAGTGGCTATTCCTATGAAGATTTATTTGTTTTAAAATTATGTGTAGATTGGTTACGAAATCCTGATAAGTACATTGATATTAAAATTCAATTTGTTCCTGAAAATATAGGAATTAAAGGATTTGCACTAGATGACGTAACAGCAAGTCGTAAGAATGGCATAATTGAATATTATCAAATCAAGAATATCCAAAACCCTGATACAGATTTTTGGGATTTAAATAAACTGTTAAATAAGGGACTTTCCAAATGGATAAAATCATTTTCCGCATTAAAAGAAAATGAACGATTTTGTTCCTTAATTACAAATGGTCAACTAGATGAAACGCTTTGTGTGTTTTTTTCTGACGATCATTTTAATTTTGAAGAAATTAAAAAAAGTAATAGTGATTTTATTCAAACTTTAGAAACTGAAGGATTTTCAGAATCAACGATAAAATCTTTTTTTGATAGTTTTGAATTTAAGTTTAATCAACCTAACAAAACATTTTTTGAGGAAGAACTACGTCAGGTTTTATACAAAGACCTAAAAGTTACAAAGGCTGGAGTTGATAGTTTACTAATATATATTGCACAACAAGGCTCTGAGAAAAAACCTCAAATAATTACACTAAAAGAGATAAGATCTACATTATCGTGGGATAATCCCAGACCATTAAATCAAAACTTTGTTGTTCCCTCTGATTTTCAATTTTTTGATAAAGTAGTACATCAAAATATTATTGGTGAATTGCAAACTTTGAAGGGTGGAATAAAAGTATTCATAGGTAAACCAGGTTCAGGAAAAAGCACATATCTTTCTAAACTATACAGTATTTTGCAAAAAAAAGAGTGTCTTGTTTTCCGACATCACTATCATCTGAACCCTAAAGATTCATCTTTTTATGAGAGATTAAACTCAGAAAGAGTTATAGAAGGACTTAAAGCCGAGTTCAAAAAGCAAAAAAAATCAGTTATAGAATCGTTGGGAGAACAAAATACCTCTCATATTCAATTAAAAGAATTTATTGATCAAATTTCAAATTATAGTAACAATTCCGGTGTCCCGTTTGTACTAATCATTGATGGTCTTGACCACGTGATTAGAGAAGTTAATAGCCAAAGGCAGCTTATTGACTTTCTTAATGAAGTATTATTTCCACAAAAAGGATTTTGGCTGTTACTTGGAACACAGGAAGTGGCAACAGATTGTTTCCCGAATGCTATTCATCAATACGCTCCAAAAAATGAATGGATTGAAATTAAAGGATTAAATCGTCAAAGCATCAAATCCATAGTGAACAAATCTTTTCCTAAGCAAGAAGAATCCTACGGAAGTTATTATGAGAAAATTATTTCAAAAATTCAAAAATTAACAGATGGAAATCCTCTGCATTTAAGATATATTCTTACAGAAATTAAGAACCGAAAAATGCATTTATCTTCCTATGATTTGGATAATATTTCCCCTTATGATGGTGAAATTGAGAAATATTATGAAGCACTTTGGAGAAGGCTTCCAGAAATTTCTAAAACTATATCTTTTGCTCTTACAACACTTGATTTCAAGTTACAGGAAGAACAGTTGTATTCGTTAATTTCAAATTTAGATATAAAACCTCATAAAATAGCTGAAAGTTTTACGCAAATTCGTCATCTTTTTAGATTTGAATTAAGAGGAATATCAGTTTTTCACAATAGTTTTTTAGTATTTATTCTAAAGCAACCCGAATTAAAAATACAGCAAATTAGTTTATAA